A part of Myxococcales bacterium genomic DNA contains:
- a CDS encoding thymidine kinase: protein MDRKRLAEHLSSRSDGPADVSELRGCIEVVCGSMFSGKTEELLRRVKRARLARLRVQLFKPRVDNRYDEVRVVSHEGLTADATAVATPDELGALVLPTTHVVGIDEVQFFDPGILELAQRLADRGVRVICAGLDQDYRGEPFGSMPALMAIAEYVTKLHAVCTRCGGEASRSQRVVANEGQLFVGGAAAYEARCRKCFVPMAVEPSR, encoded by the coding sequence ATGGACCGCAAGCGCCTCGCCGAACACCTCTCCTCGCGCTCCGACGGCCCCGCCGACGTCTCCGAGCTCCGCGGCTGCATCGAGGTCGTCTGCGGCTCGATGTTCAGCGGAAAGACAGAGGAGCTGCTCCGCCGCGTCAAGCGCGCCCGCCTCGCGAGGCTCCGGGTGCAGCTCTTCAAGCCGCGCGTCGACAACCGGTACGACGAGGTGCGCGTGGTGAGCCACGAGGGCCTCACGGCCGACGCGACCGCGGTCGCCACGCCGGATGAGCTCGGCGCGCTCGTGCTCCCCACCACGCACGTCGTGGGCATCGACGAGGTGCAGTTCTTCGACCCCGGCATCCTCGAGCTCGCGCAGCGTCTGGCCGACCGCGGCGTGCGGGTCATCTGCGCTGGGCTCGACCAAGACTACCGCGGCGAGCCGTTCGGCAGCATGCCAGCGCTGATGGCCATCGCCGAATACGTCACCAAGCTCCACGCTGTGTGCACGCGGTGTGGCGGCGAGGCGAGCCGCTCGCAGCGCGTGGTCGCGAACGAGGGGCAGCTCTTCGTGGGCGGGGCGGCGGCGTACGAGGCGCGGTGCAGGAAGTGCTTCGTGCCGATGGCGGTCGAGCCCTCCCGCTGA
- a CDS encoding M15 family metallopeptidase, with amino-acid sequence MMRRDEFVGAVALLAASACVEKPRAAPTPSPDAAQTVAPAPSQTASSDAQTRGDARTPVDAEVDAATAAAASYGAFRRSPRAGCLALAKGSGPRWLAEADLRGSFVDGDDLLALVNRSPQGALPPDYAPRDMVDIARFQPRTPADCDKYQCIRREAGDGLRPLLAAMAREGFPAHIDSVYRSYAMQCQTFQGWVKRSEFCAATEQSALPGHSQHQLGTTIDLFTQAWKAGGATVFRQGFGCTKPGRWLQEHSWEFGFVFPYPIHPDDLHEKDDCVARSDHVVPINPKTGYRYEHWHLRYIGKEHAAAFHAALLASGPRSPSALTLEQWIRGRRGLVGDTELPVCDGCNCGACSTLASAESACGGRALAVGESGAALPASGAPTLVSARRATDAEAGRWAGTVLAVEVDVPERTLTQPPFVGLPGAGLVGMPGFADVGTTTHAFVPLPKTAPRDYPALPRALRVGARAAGGGEFVYAAGLADAAVGSVYNRANLLVPAPVGKKVYMLPLPKLDGPLEVTLLLGGEPAPGAPVLRVN; translated from the coding sequence TTGATGCGGCGCGATGAGTTCGTGGGTGCGGTGGCTCTCCTGGCGGCCTCGGCGTGCGTGGAGAAGCCAAGGGCCGCGCCAACCCCCTCTCCCGACGCGGCCCAGACCGTCGCGCCCGCTCCGAGCCAGACGGCGAGCTCCGACGCACAGACGCGCGGCGACGCACGGACGCCCGTCGACGCCGAGGTCGACGCGGCCACGGCGGCGGCAGCCAGCTATGGCGCCTTCCGGCGGAGCCCTCGCGCCGGCTGCCTCGCGCTCGCGAAGGGCTCCGGCCCGAGATGGCTCGCGGAGGCCGATCTGCGCGGCTCCTTCGTTGACGGTGACGATCTCCTCGCGCTCGTGAACCGCTCGCCGCAGGGCGCGCTGCCGCCCGACTACGCGCCCCGCGACATGGTCGACATCGCGCGGTTCCAGCCGCGCACGCCCGCCGACTGTGACAAGTACCAGTGCATCCGCCGCGAGGCCGGCGACGGGCTGAGGCCGCTGCTCGCGGCCATGGCGCGAGAGGGATTCCCGGCGCACATCGACTCGGTCTACCGGAGCTACGCCATGCAGTGCCAGACCTTCCAGGGCTGGGTGAAGCGCAGCGAGTTCTGCGCGGCCACCGAGCAGTCGGCGCTCCCCGGCCACAGCCAGCACCAGCTCGGCACGACGATCGACCTGTTCACGCAGGCGTGGAAGGCAGGCGGCGCCACCGTGTTTCGTCAAGGGTTCGGGTGCACCAAGCCCGGGCGCTGGCTGCAGGAGCACTCCTGGGAGTTCGGGTTCGTGTTCCCCTATCCGATCCACCCCGACGACCTCCACGAGAAGGACGACTGCGTCGCCCGGAGCGATCACGTTGTGCCCATCAACCCGAAGACCGGCTATCGCTACGAGCACTGGCACCTTCGCTACATTGGCAAAGAGCACGCGGCCGCGTTCCACGCCGCGCTGCTCGCGAGCGGCCCGCGGAGCCCCTCCGCCCTCACGCTCGAGCAGTGGATCCGCGGCCGGCGCGGGCTCGTGGGCGACACCGAGCTGCCGGTGTGCGACGGGTGCAACTGCGGCGCGTGCAGCACCCTCGCGAGCGCCGAGAGCGCGTGCGGCGGGCGGGCCCTCGCGGTGGGCGAGTCGGGCGCGGCGCTCCCGGCGAGCGGCGCGCCCACGCTCGTCTCCGCGAGGCGCGCGACCGACGCCGAGGCGGGCAGGTGGGCGGGCACGGTGCTCGCGGTCGAGGTCGATGTCCCGGAGCGCACGCTCACTCAGCCCCCGTTCGTGGGCCTCCCCGGCGCGGGTCTGGTGGGCATGCCAGGCTTCGCCGACGTGGGCACCACCACGCACGCCTTCGTGCCGCTCCCGAAGACCGCGCCGCGCGACTACCCGGCGCTTCCGCGGGCCTTGCGCGTCGGCGCGCGCGCAGCGGGCGGCGGCGAGTTCGTCTACGCCGCGGGCCTCGCGGACGCGGCGGTAGGCAGCGTGTACAACCGCGCCAACCTGCTCGTGCCCGCCCCGGTAGGAAAGAAGGTTTACATGTTGCCGCTCCCCAAGCTCGACGGACCGCTCGAGGTCACGCTCCTGCTCGGCGGCGAGCCGGCGCCGGGCGCGCCCGTGCTGCGGGTGAACTGA
- a CDS encoding ATP-dependent Clp protease adaptor ClpS, which yields MPLLARTARWLARTFPRHVAMPSHAFEAYPRSPRVVVLLTLAQQDALAYGQLHATPERVMLAALEDPGVSAHVAERGADPERLRSELLIALASREVALEARAIPRPERTQHTLGQALERMRRRGAQTLSRGDLLAGLATTEGATSRLLAALAIAPTELDSDAESPLPPAADAAAARVRVYVLNDDVSTMDDVMRILEQGFRLPVRTACHRTLATHHLGHAEVGEYSRSEATTLLDAAARHAKARGSGVRFFVAQAA from the coding sequence ATGCCCCTCCTCGCCCGCACCGCGCGCTGGCTCGCGCGCACCTTCCCGAGGCACGTCGCGATGCCGAGCCACGCGTTCGAGGCCTACCCGCGCTCGCCTCGCGTGGTCGTGCTCCTCACCCTCGCGCAACAGGACGCGCTGGCGTATGGGCAGCTGCACGCGACGCCCGAGCGGGTGATGCTGGCCGCCCTCGAGGACCCGGGCGTGAGCGCGCACGTCGCCGAGCGCGGCGCCGATCCGGAGCGCCTCCGGAGCGAGCTGCTCATCGCGCTCGCCTCACGCGAGGTCGCCTTGGAGGCGCGGGCCATTCCCCGGCCGGAGCGCACCCAGCACACCCTCGGCCAGGCCCTCGAGCGAATGCGCCGGCGCGGCGCGCAGACGCTCTCGCGCGGCGATCTGCTCGCAGGCCTCGCGACGACCGAGGGCGCCACCTCCCGGCTCCTCGCTGCGCTCGCGATCGCCCCGACGGAGCTCGACTCCGACGCCGAGTCGCCGCTCCCGCCCGCCGCCGACGCCGCCGCCGCGCGGGTGCGGGTGTACGTGCTGAACGACGACGTCTCGACGATGGACGACGTCATGCGCATCCTCGAGCAGGGCTTCCGGCTGCCCGTCCGCACGGCGTGCCACCGGACGCTCGCCACCCACCACCTGGGCCACGCCGAGGTCGGCGAGTACTCGCGGAGCGAGGCCACGACGCTGCTCGACGCCGCCGCGCGCCACGCGAAGGCCCGCGGCTCGGGCGTGCGCTTCTTCGTGGCCCAGGCGGCGTAG
- a CDS encoding AI-2E family transporter, producing MSASPVPPRDRLLALFREPTLARLLALACFFGVLVLFRHLWATLLFFVAFERSIRWIELKVRARTGWPAKRVVLGIVAAYILSAAIAVTVFVLYGVEHWASVQSASTDFLDELKHHPLYDKYKHHVDNSEALMGHAKEYAGQALKYATAVGRFFVQAMIGFVLGVVYRLEAQDLDLFEDKIDRQSVAGRVLRWCEHVADAVSVTMQLQFVVAAFNTVTTLPVLLVLGIPYIPSLMALIFMSALVPVIGNLVAGTVLCLLAYQAKGALGVGIFMGVTFLLHKVESYYLSPRLTAQHVRVPGFVLIVSLIAFEHVFGFVGVFLSFPALFVAARIRGEFVKEDAAAGGVQPTDAAVDEAHEANAKPAAHAKASTKSPDEASARHAAEKESEGA from the coding sequence ATGTCCGCCTCGCCCGTCCCACCCAGGGATCGCCTGCTCGCCCTCTTTCGCGAGCCCACCCTCGCGCGGCTGCTCGCGCTCGCGTGCTTCTTCGGCGTGCTCGTGCTGTTCCGGCACCTGTGGGCCACGCTGCTCTTCTTCGTCGCGTTCGAGCGCTCCATCCGGTGGATCGAGCTCAAGGTGCGGGCGCGCACGGGCTGGCCGGCCAAGCGCGTCGTGCTCGGCATCGTGGCGGCCTACATCCTCTCGGCGGCGATCGCGGTGACCGTGTTCGTGCTTTACGGCGTGGAGCACTGGGCGTCGGTGCAGTCGGCGTCCACCGACTTTCTCGACGAGCTGAAACACCACCCGCTCTACGACAAGTACAAACACCACGTCGACAACTCCGAGGCCCTCATGGGCCACGCGAAGGAGTACGCCGGCCAGGCCCTGAAGTACGCCACCGCCGTCGGGCGCTTCTTCGTGCAGGCCATGATCGGCTTCGTGCTGGGCGTGGTCTATCGCCTCGAGGCGCAGGACCTCGACCTGTTCGAGGACAAGATCGACAGGCAGTCGGTGGCGGGCCGGGTGCTCCGCTGGTGCGAGCACGTCGCCGACGCCGTGAGCGTCACGATGCAGCTCCAGTTCGTGGTCGCCGCCTTCAACACGGTGACCACCCTCCCGGTGCTCCTGGTCCTGGGGATCCCCTACATCCCCTCGCTCATGGCGCTCATCTTCATGTCGGCGCTGGTGCCCGTGATTGGCAACTTGGTGGCCGGCACGGTGCTCTGCCTGCTGGCCTATCAGGCGAAGGGCGCGCTCGGCGTGGGCATCTTCATGGGAGTCACGTTCCTGCTCCACAAGGTGGAGTCGTATTATCTGAGCCCGCGCCTCACCGCGCAGCACGTGCGGGTGCCCGGGTTCGTGCTGATCGTGAGCCTCATCGCCTTCGAGCACGTGTTCGGATTCGTGGGCGTGTTCCTCTCGTTCCCCGCGCTCTTCGTCGCCGCCCGCATTCGCGGCGAGTTCGTGAAGGAAGATGCGGCCGCGGGCGGCGTCCAGCCCACCGACGCCGCCGTCGACGAAGCCCACGAGGCGAACGCGAAGCCGGCCGCCCACGCGAAGGCGAGCACGAAGTCCCCCGACGAGGCGAGCGCGAGGCACGCCGCCGAGAAGGAGTCCGAGGGCGCGTAA
- a CDS encoding DUF4347 domain-containing protein produces MTSITAAGADAATRGLRLLVYDATCAGAGWAPGLSTAWRAGAALYRRLGRIDAARGVASWAEALEFLGSHEPDAAIEEVQFWGHGRFGRVFVGKEPLGVGELGAAAYADALDTLATRLARSRAPLVWLRTCEAFGGPSGHTFARALSRRLGCRVAGHTHVIGVVQSGLVSLAPGGEPRWPTSMGLGPLGEDGPGLASSPLEPNTVHFLTGRLPTALQGPPPET; encoded by the coding sequence ATGACCTCCATCACCGCCGCTGGGGCGGACGCCGCGACGCGCGGGCTCCGCTTGCTCGTATACGACGCCACCTGCGCGGGCGCGGGCTGGGCGCCTGGGCTCTCCACGGCGTGGCGCGCAGGCGCGGCCCTCTACCGCCGCCTCGGGCGGATCGACGCCGCGCGCGGCGTCGCCTCGTGGGCGGAGGCGCTCGAGTTCCTTGGGTCGCACGAGCCCGACGCGGCGATCGAGGAGGTGCAGTTCTGGGGGCACGGGCGGTTCGGGCGCGTGTTCGTCGGCAAGGAGCCCCTGGGCGTGGGCGAGCTCGGGGCCGCCGCCTATGCGGACGCCCTGGACACCCTCGCGACGCGCCTCGCGCGGTCCCGCGCGCCGCTCGTCTGGCTCCGCACGTGCGAGGCCTTCGGCGGGCCGAGCGGCCACACCTTCGCCCGCGCCCTCTCACGTCGCTTGGGCTGTCGCGTGGCCGGGCACACGCACGTCATCGGCGTGGTGCAGAGCGGCCTCGTCTCGCTCGCGCCAGGCGGGGAGCCGCGGTGGCCCACGTCGATGGGCCTCGGTCCCCTCGGGGAGGACGGCCCTGGGCTCGCGTCTTCGCCGCTCGAGCCCAACACTGTGCACTTTCTCACCGGACGCCTGCCGACGGCGCTGCAGGGCCCGCCCCCGGAGACGTAG
- a CDS encoding CBS domain-containing protein, whose protein sequence is MKQPEIRHLPIRSCTVLEGDGAVETRSFVFCPLRERAETTSHCERCPSLVTLEPARVSCELPPVDGRHVDAAELAARLCVGEVMRRDVVAVTADVDLVTVSQRLVDGAAGCVVVVDAKRAVLGLISKTDALRERAERGDAGQAAPRELGRGFHVADVGQSTAGDVMVRAPLCLPEDARLSHAIGLMATDRLAHLPVVDADGVLVGVLDSDDVLAWFAKKIGY, encoded by the coding sequence ATGAAGCAGCCCGAGATCCGCCACCTCCCCATCCGGAGCTGCACGGTGCTGGAGGGCGACGGCGCCGTCGAGACGCGCTCGTTCGTCTTCTGCCCCCTCCGAGAGCGCGCCGAGACTACGAGCCACTGTGAGCGCTGCCCCAGCCTCGTGACCCTCGAGCCGGCCCGCGTCTCCTGTGAGCTGCCCCCGGTGGACGGTCGGCACGTCGACGCCGCGGAGCTCGCCGCGCGGCTCTGCGTGGGCGAGGTGATGCGTCGCGACGTGGTCGCGGTGACCGCCGACGTGGACCTCGTCACCGTCAGCCAGCGCCTCGTCGACGGCGCCGCCGGCTGCGTGGTGGTCGTCGACGCCAAGCGCGCGGTGTTGGGGCTCATCTCCAAGACCGACGCGCTCCGCGAGCGCGCCGAGCGCGGCGACGCGGGCCAGGCCGCGCCGCGCGAGCTTGGGCGAGGCTTCCACGTCGCCGATGTCGGCCAGAGCACCGCGGGTGACGTGATGGTCCGCGCGCCCCTCTGCCTGCCCGAGGACGCGCGCCTCTCCCACGCGATAGGCCTCATGGCGACCGACCGCCTCGCGCACCTGCCCGTCGTCGACGCGGACGGCGTGCTCGTGGGCGTGCTCGATAGCGACGACGTGCTCGCGTGGTTCGCGAAGAAAATCGGCTACTGA
- a CDS encoding universal stress protein, which translates to MEGIRKILVAVDFGPASEAAGKRAIAIAKRFGAELVVLHVYEAPVYPYVPPPLLEVDTIVATLERRAHAGVEVVARQLAAELGDGARVTSELRQGSAWRNILDVAAELDADLVVMGTHGRSGIERVLIGSVAEKVVRMSPVPVLIVPVHEA; encoded by the coding sequence ATGGAAGGCATCCGGAAAATCCTCGTCGCGGTCGACTTCGGGCCCGCGAGCGAGGCCGCGGGCAAGCGCGCGATCGCGATCGCCAAACGCTTCGGCGCCGAGCTCGTCGTCCTCCACGTCTACGAGGCTCCGGTCTACCCGTACGTTCCGCCCCCCCTGCTCGAGGTCGACACGATCGTGGCGACGCTCGAGCGGCGCGCCCACGCGGGAGTCGAGGTGGTCGCGCGGCAGCTCGCCGCGGAGCTCGGCGACGGCGCCCGGGTCACGAGCGAGCTCCGCCAGGGCTCCGCGTGGCGCAACATCCTCGACGTCGCGGCGGAGCTCGACGCCGACCTCGTGGTGATGGGCACGCACGGCCGCTCCGGGATCGAGCGCGTGCTCATCGGCAGCGTCGCCGAGAAGGTCGTACGCATGTCGCCGGTGCCCGTCCTCATCGTGCCCGTGCACGAGGCCTGA
- a CDS encoding penicillin-binding protein, with protein sequence MRKRWLGMAVPVVALGLVIVGVKRPSPKQASPAAAPAAIVDDAEAIALRQRTAPTPPSLAGLDLSRISVDKSSAISLLSERRTAKLTLEPRLQHLAASYMSAQHLPEGVVVLMDVATGNVLAYASHVEGTHARDLAVEATAPAASLFKIVTGTALVDSAGVSPDHKECYSGGEQRILAHDLVSDPARDKWCATLAGAMGRSLNTVFARLAVRHLKPESLDTTARALGFGEPLAFDVPVQASTLTVPTETLAFARTSAGFWNSTLSPMHAVWLSATMARGGEPIRPRIVAEVTDATGKSVYTAPAPVAGRRVVTPAVAAAVTQMMDRTVAEGTSYKAFHDTKGHAHLPGVPVAGKTGTLTDGEKQRYYTWFTGFAPSHPRPGQKQVAVAVLVVNGPVWRVKANVVAREMLRGYFALENTPQVTFPDVHTPSVARRKAK encoded by the coding sequence ATGCGAAAGCGGTGGCTGGGGATGGCCGTGCCCGTGGTGGCACTCGGACTCGTGATCGTCGGCGTCAAGCGCCCTTCGCCGAAGCAAGCGTCCCCCGCGGCCGCGCCCGCCGCGATCGTCGATGACGCCGAGGCGATCGCCCTCCGCCAGCGCACCGCGCCGACTCCGCCCTCGCTCGCGGGGCTCGACCTCTCGCGGATCTCGGTCGACAAGAGCTCCGCGATTTCGCTCCTCTCCGAGCGCCGCACGGCGAAGCTCACCCTCGAACCCCGGCTCCAGCACCTCGCGGCCTCCTACATGAGCGCGCAGCACCTCCCCGAGGGCGTCGTGGTCCTGATGGACGTCGCCACCGGCAACGTCCTCGCGTACGCCAGCCACGTCGAGGGCACGCACGCGAGGGATCTCGCCGTCGAAGCGACGGCTCCGGCGGCCAGCCTCTTCAAGATCGTCACGGGGACCGCCCTCGTCGACAGCGCCGGCGTCAGCCCCGATCACAAGGAGTGCTATTCGGGCGGCGAGCAGCGCATCCTCGCGCACGATCTCGTCTCCGACCCGGCCCGCGACAAGTGGTGCGCCACGCTCGCGGGCGCCATGGGGCGGAGCCTCAACACCGTGTTCGCGCGGCTCGCCGTGCGGCACCTCAAGCCCGAGTCGCTCGACACCACGGCCCGCGCGCTCGGGTTCGGCGAGCCGCTCGCGTTCGACGTGCCCGTGCAGGCGAGCACCCTCACCGTCCCCACCGAGACCCTCGCCTTCGCGCGGACTTCGGCGGGCTTCTGGAACTCCACGCTCTCGCCGATGCACGCGGTGTGGCTCTCGGCCACGATGGCCCGCGGCGGCGAGCCCATCCGCCCGCGCATCGTCGCCGAGGTCACGGACGCCACCGGCAAGAGCGTGTATACTGCACCGGCCCCGGTGGCAGGCAGACGCGTCGTGACACCGGCCGTAGCTGCCGCCGTCACGCAGATGATGGACCGCACCGTCGCCGAGGGAACGTCGTACAAGGCGTTCCACGACACGAAGGGCCACGCGCACTTGCCAGGCGTGCCCGTCGCCGGCAAGACCGGGACGCTCACCGACGGCGAGAAGCAGCGGTACTACACGTGGTTCACGGGCTTCGCGCCGAGCCACCCCCGGCCCGGCCAGAAGCAGGTCGCCGTGGCGGTGCTCGTCGTCAATGGCCCGGTGTGGCGCGTGAAGGCCAACGTGGTCGCGCGCGAGATGTTGCGCGGCTACTTCGCCCTCGAGAACACGCCCCAGGTCACGTTCCCCGACGTGCACACGCCCTCGGTCGCGCGGCGGAAAGCCAAGTAG
- a CDS encoding DUF4105 domain-containing protein, producing MRAVARAAAAALSLSASVSAGLAPADARADVDPRPAALAEAERDARRGRLGETTEWRRLVLARPTATNGWESEPDGAAFYLSPRGRFDPEAELFATLAALYAEPARGDKHALCMFPARARFLAEVLALRGLPSPRCAARDDLFARLRPHRVVFVFSSHHVDSPASAFGHVLLRIERDDRGLLRPDAPRHPLADIGVDYSADVGTENAVTYALKGLFGQFPGTFKALPYAAKVREYQDYESRDLWEYELDLTIDEKRAFLEHLWELSGTSFDYFYLSENCAYHVIALLDVVRPSAGLLARLGSPALPTDALRAVWEAPGLVSRVRYRPSLRTVALARLGALAPAHRALARRLAAGEHDDAELAALPEAARRDVLDAALDLLDLDHKELLEAPDADTPARRQKLHLALARAAVPGDSPELHVAPPPLAAPHLGHDARRVAIGAGYASGGGAFLEARARLTLHDTLDRSDGLPALASVEALAVTARAYPRARSPRSLELESLTVVRFEKLAPWTAAERGLSYRFFVGGERARDDGCATCLVARVDGGVGVALQPEAHTVLYARADAAFDAADGLVGLDRRGFRVGLGPTAGARVGLGRRAALLGEARLAWLPGAPSPATAAAVFEARLSLSRSVALGVFARRQLVAADLGISSLIYF from the coding sequence GTGAGGGCGGTCGCCCGCGCGGCGGCGGCAGCGTTGTCTCTCTCCGCCTCCGTGTCGGCAGGCCTCGCGCCCGCCGACGCGCGCGCCGACGTCGACCCGCGCCCCGCCGCCCTCGCAGAGGCCGAGCGCGATGCGCGGCGCGGGCGGCTCGGCGAGACCACCGAGTGGCGGCGCCTCGTGCTCGCGCGCCCGACCGCGACGAACGGGTGGGAGTCGGAGCCCGACGGCGCGGCCTTCTACCTCTCGCCGCGCGGTCGGTTCGATCCGGAGGCTGAGCTGTTCGCGACGCTGGCCGCCCTCTACGCCGAGCCAGCGCGGGGCGACAAGCATGCACTGTGCATGTTTCCGGCGAGGGCACGCTTCCTCGCGGAGGTGCTCGCTCTGCGCGGGCTGCCGTCGCCCCGGTGCGCCGCGCGCGACGACCTCTTCGCGCGGCTCCGCCCCCACCGCGTCGTCTTCGTCTTCAGCTCCCACCACGTCGACAGCCCAGCGTCGGCGTTCGGTCACGTGCTGCTCCGTATCGAGCGAGACGATCGCGGCCTGCTCCGTCCCGACGCGCCCCGCCACCCGCTAGCCGACATCGGCGTCGACTACTCGGCCGACGTCGGCACCGAGAACGCCGTGACCTACGCGCTGAAGGGCCTCTTCGGCCAGTTCCCCGGCACCTTCAAGGCCCTCCCGTACGCGGCGAAGGTTCGCGAGTACCAAGACTACGAGTCGCGCGACCTGTGGGAGTACGAGCTCGATCTCACCATCGACGAGAAGCGCGCCTTCCTCGAGCACCTCTGGGAGCTCAGCGGAACGAGCTTCGACTACTTCTACCTCTCCGAGAACTGTGCGTACCACGTCATCGCGCTCCTCGACGTCGTGCGGCCCTCCGCTGGGCTCCTCGCGCGGCTCGGCAGCCCCGCGCTCCCCACCGACGCGCTGCGGGCCGTGTGGGAGGCGCCGGGCCTCGTCTCCCGGGTGCGGTACCGGCCCTCGCTTCGCACCGTCGCGCTCGCGAGGCTCGGCGCGCTCGCGCCCGCGCACCGAGCGCTCGCGAGGCGCCTCGCGGCGGGTGAACATGACGACGCGGAGCTCGCGGCGCTGCCGGAGGCCGCACGTCGCGACGTGCTCGACGCGGCCCTCGACCTGCTCGACCTCGACCACAAGGAGCTGCTCGAGGCGCCGGACGCCGACACCCCCGCGAGGAGGCAGAAGCTCCACCTCGCGCTGGCCCGCGCGGCGGTGCCGGGCGACAGCCCGGAGCTCCACGTCGCGCCGCCTCCTCTCGCCGCGCCGCACCTGGGGCACGACGCGCGCCGCGTGGCCATCGGCGCGGGCTACGCGTCCGGCGGCGGCGCGTTCCTCGAGGCCCGCGCGCGCCTCACGCTCCACGACACGCTCGACCGCTCCGACGGTCTCCCGGCGCTCGCGAGCGTCGAGGCCCTCGCGGTCACGGCGCGCGCGTATCCTCGCGCGCGCAGCCCGCGCAGCCTTGAGCTCGAGTCGCTCACGGTGGTGCGCTTCGAGAAGCTCGCACCGTGGACCGCGGCGGAGCGAGGGCTGTCGTATCGGTTCTTCGTCGGCGGCGAGCGCGCGCGCGATGACGGGTGCGCGACCTGCCTCGTAGCGCGAGTCGACGGGGGCGTGGGCGTCGCCCTCCAGCCCGAGGCGCACACGGTGCTCTATGCGCGCGCGGACGCCGCCTTCGACGCGGCGGACGGGCTCGTGGGCCTCGATCGGCGAGGCTTTCGCGTCGGGCTCGGGCCCACGGCCGGCGCGCGCGTGGGCCTCGGCCGCCGCGCGGCGCTGCTCGGAGAGGCGCGCCTCGCGTGGCTCCCTGGGGCGCCTTCGCCCGCGACCGCCGCTGCCGTCTTCGAGGCGAGGCTGTCGCTCTCGCGCTCGGTCGCCCTCGGGGTGTTCGCGCGGCGCCAGCTCGTGGCCGCCGACCTTGGGATATCAAGTCTTATCTATTTCTAG
- a CDS encoding DUF3015 family protein translates to MKRTLLALASGLSLAVTLAVGSASADGPPPVAPVAPAAPASSSSPPAVAPEAGAPATATHTQASAPDAGALPVPVSTPRAKTPSLDTAEVPMVRARRRPKPRYGAAGCGLGSVIFGTKPGLAQVTAASTNTLGMQTFALTSGTINCDSIDDHETIENFVRLNREAFMKDAARGSGETIATLTAIAGCADPVTVGRALKAQYGPIFATSGGHAERIARSVRALLRADAQLACENLPE, encoded by the coding sequence ATGAAGCGGACCCTCCTCGCACTGGCCTCCGGGCTGTCGCTCGCCGTTACGCTGGCGGTCGGCTCGGCGTCCGCCGATGGCCCGCCGCCGGTCGCGCCCGTCGCGCCGGCCGCGCCAGCCTCGTCGTCGTCGCCACCCGCGGTGGCGCCCGAGGCGGGCGCGCCCGCCACCGCGACGCATACGCAAGCGAGCGCCCCCGACGCCGGCGCGCTCCCCGTACCGGTCTCTACGCCCCGCGCGAAGACGCCGTCGCTCGACACCGCGGAGGTCCCCATGGTGCGGGCGCGCCGCCGGCCCAAGCCGCGCTACGGCGCCGCGGGCTGCGGCCTCGGCTCGGTGATCTTCGGCACGAAGCCGGGGCTCGCGCAGGTCACCGCCGCCTCCACGAACACCCTCGGCATGCAGACCTTCGCGCTCACGAGCGGCACGATCAACTGCGACTCCATCGACGACCACGAGACCATCGAGAACTTCGTGCGCCTGAACCGCGAGGCGTTCATGAAGGACGCGGCGCGCGGCTCCGGCGAGACCATCGCCACCCTCACGGCCATCGCGGGCTGCGCCGATCCCGTCACCGTGGGCCGCGCGCTGAAGGCCCAGTACGGCCCCATCTTCGCCACCTCCGGAGGCCACGCCGAGCGCATCGCCCGCTCGGTCCGGGCCCTCCTCCGGGCGGACGCGCAGCTCGCGTGCGAGAACCTCCCCGAGTGA
- a CDS encoding VOC family protein, giving the protein MPTTTTTPPLEPLAWSHAGLRVADRGRSVAFYRLFGFDEVAWHEGPKVAILRSAAGLELNLIVNATADSGGQNVLMDLDPVKHAGYTHMALRVASVAAAMSALAEAGVAVSEGPVRLGQNLLAVFVRDPDRNVLELDEVLEGTLEIDKT; this is encoded by the coding sequence ATGCCCACGACCACGACGACCCCGCCCCTCGAACCGCTCGCGTGGAGCCACGCCGGGCTGCGCGTCGCCGACCGCGGACGATCGGTCGCGTTCTACAGGCTCTTCGGCTTCGACGAGGTCGCGTGGCACGAGGGCCCGAAGGTCGCCATCTTGCGCAGCGCCGCGGGCCTCGAGCTGAACCTCATCGTGAACGCGACCGCCGACTCCGGCGGGCAGAACGTGCTCATGGATCTCGACCCAGTCAAACATGCAGGTTACACGCATATGGCCCTCCGCGTCGCCTCGGTGGCGGCCGCGATGAGCGCGCTCGCCGAGGCCGGAGTCGCCGTGTCGGAGGGGCCAGTGCGCCTCGGGCAGAACCTCCTCGCCGTCTTCGTGCGCGATCCGGACCGCAACGTGCTCGAGCTCGACGAGGTGCTCGAAGGCACGCTAGAAATAGATAAGACTTGA